The following nucleotide sequence is from uncultured Draconibacterium sp..
ACCGCGAGTATGTAGTTGAGCTATTTGATAAACTGGGGAAAACCATCGAGATTCCGGAAGAATTGATGGCAGCTGCAACTGTACTTTCCTCGTGTGGTATTGCTTATGCGCTACGTTATATTCGTGCAGCCATGCAAGGTGGTATCGAAATTGGTTTTAGCGCCGAAATGGCTCAGCTAATCACCGCACAAACAGTAAAAGGTGCAACCGAATTGTTGCTGCAATCCGAACATCACCCTGAAAGAGAAATCGACAAAGTAACCACTCCGATGGGTGTTACCATAACCGGCCTAAACGAAATGGAACACAAAGGCTTTAGCTCTTCATTAATTCAGGGAGTTCTGGCCTCGTACAAAAAAATAAAAGACAACTAAAAAATTGTGCAGACCCGCTATAAAAAAATAACAGTAAAAGTAGGCAGCAATGTGTTAGCCAAAGCCGACGGAACGCTCAACGTGGCGCGCATTGCCCACTTGGTAGACCAAATTGCTCATTTGCAAAAAAATGGCGTTGAGGTGGTTTTGGTATCATCGGGGGCAGTTGCTGCAGGCCGTGCTGTAATGAAAAAAACAAAAAAGTCGGACGCCGTATCGCAACGACAGTTATGGGCTGCACTGGGTCAGGTAAAATTAATTTCGCGTTATTCTGATTTTTTCCACGAAGAGGGTCTTACCTGTGCGCAGGTACTCACCACAAAGGAAAACTTCTCAAGCCGTGCACATTACCTGAACATGAAAAACTGTATCACCACTTTGCTTGAAAACAAGGTGATCCCTATTGTAAACGAGAACGACACCATTTCGGTAACCGAATTGATGTTTACCGATAATGATGAACTGTCTGGGTTAATCGCATCGATGGTTGATTCTGAAGCACTGATAATTCTCAGCAATATAGATGGTGTTTACACTGCTCACCCCGATAGTGAGGGAGCCGAACTGATTGAGCGTATTCAGGTAACAGACAAAGGCCCGCAGGATGCAATTTCGTCGGAAAGATCAGATTTTGGCCGCGGTGGAATGCTTACC
It contains:
- the proB gene encoding glutamate 5-kinase, which translates into the protein MQTRYKKITVKVGSNVLAKADGTLNVARIAHLVDQIAHLQKNGVEVVLVSSGAVAAGRAVMKKTKKSDAVSQRQLWAALGQVKLISRYSDFFHEEGLTCAQVLTTKENFSSRAHYLNMKNCITTLLENKVIPIVNENDTISVTELMFTDNDELSGLIASMVDSEALIILSNIDGVYTAHPDSEGAELIERIQVTDKGPQDAISSERSDFGRGGMLTKFRIAKKVASDGIGVHVANGTRTNILVDLLDKSNNLKHTFFVPNEKPSSGVKKWIGYSDGFAKGQVQINEGARKALLSDKAVSLLPVGIEKIESEFKKGDLIKITGINGEFVGMGKASYGSERIEKEKQSDKQKPVIHYDYLYVEYKTNETLI